One part of the Burkholderia vietnamiensis LMG 10929 genome encodes these proteins:
- a CDS encoding NAD(P)/FAD-dependent oxidoreductase: MSPPLRQIETSPTLPAEADVVVIGGGIIGVFTAYYLARRGVSVALVEKGRIGAEQSSRNWGWCRQQNRDERELPMASKSIDLWERFAAESGEDTGFHRCGLLYLSNDEAELSRWASWGEFAKTAGVTTYMLDSKQAGERGRATGRAWKGGVFSPSDGTADPEKAAPAVAAALMKLGGSVHQHCAARGIELAAGRVAGVITEAGVIKTRKVVLAGGAWASSFCRQLGVRFPQASIRQSILSVSPVEQALPGALYTSGVSVTRRSDGRYALAISGRARVDPTAQFLRFAPQFVPMFAKRWRNLLPGGLEGVRGGHETLKRWRLDAPTPMEAVRILDPKPDLPTVNETYRRAVELLPELRDATITHAWAGFVDSTPDGVPGIGELPGVPGLVLAAGFSGHGFGIGPGAGHLIADLVTGAQPLVDPTPYRPSRFADSAWGKVADF, translated from the coding sequence ATGTCGCCTCCGCTGCGCCAAATAGAAACGTCGCCGACGCTGCCGGCCGAAGCAGATGTCGTCGTGATCGGCGGCGGCATCATCGGCGTCTTCACCGCGTACTACCTCGCCCGGCGCGGGGTGTCGGTCGCGCTGGTCGAGAAGGGCCGTATCGGCGCCGAGCAATCGAGCCGCAACTGGGGCTGGTGCCGGCAGCAGAACCGCGACGAGCGCGAGCTGCCGATGGCGAGCAAGAGCATCGACCTGTGGGAGCGCTTCGCTGCCGAATCGGGCGAGGACACCGGCTTTCACCGCTGCGGGCTGCTGTACCTGAGCAACGACGAGGCCGAGCTGTCGCGCTGGGCGAGCTGGGGCGAATTCGCGAAGACGGCGGGCGTGACGACCTACATGCTCGACAGCAAGCAGGCCGGCGAGCGCGGGCGCGCGACCGGGCGTGCGTGGAAAGGCGGCGTGTTCTCGCCGAGCGACGGCACCGCCGACCCGGAGAAGGCCGCGCCGGCCGTCGCGGCCGCGCTGATGAAGCTCGGCGGCAGCGTCCACCAGCACTGCGCCGCGCGCGGCATCGAACTGGCGGCCGGGCGCGTCGCGGGCGTCATCACGGAGGCCGGCGTCATCAAGACCCGCAAGGTCGTGCTCGCCGGTGGCGCGTGGGCGTCGTCGTTCTGCCGGCAGCTGGGCGTCCGGTTCCCGCAGGCGTCGATCCGCCAGTCGATCCTGAGCGTGTCGCCGGTCGAGCAGGCGCTGCCGGGCGCGCTGTATACGTCCGGTGTGTCGGTGACGCGCCGCAGCGACGGCCGCTACGCGCTGGCCATCAGCGGCCGCGCGCGCGTCGACCCGACCGCGCAGTTCCTGCGCTTCGCGCCGCAGTTCGTGCCGATGTTCGCGAAGCGCTGGCGCAATCTTCTGCCGGGCGGCCTCGAAGGCGTGCGCGGCGGCCACGAAACGCTGAAGCGCTGGCGTCTCGATGCGCCGACGCCGATGGAGGCCGTGCGCATCCTCGACCCGAAGCCCGATCTGCCGACGGTCAACGAAACGTATCGCCGCGCGGTCGAGCTGTTGCCCGAGTTGCGCGACGCAACGATCACGCATGCGTGGGCCGGCTTCGTCGACAGCACGCCGGACGGCGTCCCCGGGATCGGCGAACTGCCGGGCGTGCCGGGCCTCGTGCTCGCGGCGGGCTTTTCCGGCCACGGCTTCGGCATCGGCCCCGGCGCCGGGCATCTGATCGCGGATCTCGTGACGGGCGCGCAACCGCTGGTGGACCCGACGCCGTACCGGCCGAGCCGGTTCGCCGATTCCGCGTGGGGCAAGGTCGCCGATTTCTAG
- a CDS encoding NAD(P)/FAD-dependent oxidoreductase encodes MVSGERSPIASAAMFEKDRMKFESYWLDTRPPFHAGCEGPVDGRADVVVIGGGFTGLSAALALAQRGVSVVVLEAAQIAGEASGRNGGQCNTGVAQDYASLAARIGAEPARQFYRAYESAVKSVEALVAEHAIDCDFRRAGKLKLAAKPQHFAALAKTYDALRRDVDADIELIEPSRVRDEIGSDGFHGGLLQHNGVQMHMGKFGVGLAQAAARAGARIYEHAAVTQIERLGGERHTIVSTRGTIVADRVLVATGASQHGPFAWFRRRIAPVGSFIVVTEPLPDAQLNRLFVHRRAYVTSRQIGNYFRVTPDNRLLFGGRARFAMSSPRSDAKSGEILRAGLAGYFPELAAVRLDYCWGGLVDITADRLPRAGQHEGLYYSMGYSGHGVQMAVHMGRVMADVLYGAAASNPWRELDWPAMPGHFGHAWFLPLVGAYYRMQDFLH; translated from the coding sequence ATGGTTTCCGGTGAGCGATCGCCGATCGCGTCCGCCGCAATGTTCGAGAAGGATCGGATGAAATTCGAATCGTACTGGCTGGATACTCGTCCGCCGTTTCATGCCGGCTGCGAAGGCCCCGTCGACGGGCGCGCCGACGTGGTCGTGATCGGCGGCGGCTTCACCGGTCTGTCGGCGGCACTTGCACTGGCGCAGCGCGGCGTCTCGGTCGTCGTGCTGGAAGCCGCGCAGATCGCCGGCGAAGCGTCGGGACGCAACGGCGGACAGTGCAACACCGGCGTCGCGCAGGACTACGCGTCGCTGGCCGCGCGCATCGGCGCGGAGCCGGCGCGGCAGTTCTATCGGGCATACGAGAGCGCCGTGAAAAGCGTCGAGGCGCTCGTCGCCGAACACGCGATCGATTGCGATTTCCGGCGCGCCGGCAAGCTCAAGCTCGCCGCGAAGCCGCAGCATTTCGCGGCGCTGGCGAAGACGTACGACGCGCTGCGCCGCGACGTCGATGCCGACATCGAGCTGATCGAGCCGTCGCGGGTGCGCGACGAGATCGGCTCCGACGGTTTCCACGGCGGGCTGTTGCAGCACAACGGCGTGCAGATGCACATGGGCAAGTTCGGCGTCGGCCTCGCGCAGGCGGCGGCACGGGCGGGCGCCCGCATCTACGAGCACGCGGCGGTCACGCAGATCGAGCGGCTCGGCGGCGAGCGTCACACGATCGTCAGCACTCGCGGCACGATCGTCGCCGATCGCGTGCTGGTCGCGACCGGCGCATCGCAGCACGGGCCGTTCGCGTGGTTCCGGCGGCGCATCGCGCCGGTCGGCAGTTTCATCGTCGTCACCGAGCCGCTGCCCGACGCGCAGCTGAACCGGCTGTTCGTGCATCGCCGCGCGTACGTGACGTCGCGCCAGATCGGCAACTACTTCCGCGTCACGCCCGACAACCGGCTGCTGTTCGGCGGTCGCGCCCGCTTCGCGATGTCGAGCCCGCGCTCCGACGCGAAAAGCGGCGAAATCCTGCGCGCGGGCCTCGCCGGCTATTTCCCCGAGCTGGCGGCCGTGCGGCTCGATTACTGCTGGGGCGGGCTGGTCGACATCACGGCCGACCGGCTGCCGAGGGCGGGCCAGCACGAAGGGCTCTACTACTCGATGGGCTACAGCGGTCACGGTGTGCAGATGGCCGTACACATGGGCCGCGTGATGGCCGACGTGCTGTACGGCGCGGCCGCGTCGAATCCGTGGCGCGAGCTCGACTGGCCGGCGATGCCGGGCCATTTCGGGCACGCGTGGTTCCTGCCGTTGGTCGGCGCCTATTACCGGATGCAGGACTTCCTGCACTGA
- a CDS encoding ABC transporter permease: MNRILLGLIGRRIAVTALTLLIVSAIIFTITNLLPGDAAQAALGQSATPETVAALRQQFGLDMPAHVRYLHWLGGLLHGDFGRSLSGDLPVSEMIGGRLPKSLALAAITTAVSVPIALLLGIVAAVKRESVVDRVISLGTLALVATPEFLIATVAVLVLAVKLHWLSALSYGGPIDGMHDFLRAYAMPVLTLCAVVIAQMARMTRAAVIEQLSASYVEMAVLKGASPARVVLRHALPNAIGPIANAIALSLSYLLGGVIVVETIFNYPGLASLMVDAVGNRDFPLVQACTLIFCVAYLLLVLLADLCSIVSNPRLRT; encoded by the coding sequence ATGAACCGAATCCTGCTCGGGCTGATCGGCCGGCGCATCGCGGTCACCGCGCTGACGCTGCTGATCGTGTCCGCGATCATCTTCACGATCACGAATCTGCTGCCGGGCGACGCCGCACAGGCCGCGCTCGGCCAGTCCGCCACGCCCGAGACGGTCGCGGCGCTGCGCCAGCAGTTCGGCCTCGACATGCCGGCGCACGTGCGCTATCTGCATTGGCTCGGCGGCCTGCTGCACGGCGATTTCGGCCGCTCGCTGTCGGGCGACCTGCCGGTGTCGGAGATGATCGGCGGACGCCTGCCGAAGTCGCTCGCGCTCGCCGCGATCACGACCGCCGTGTCGGTGCCGATCGCGCTGCTGCTCGGCATCGTCGCGGCGGTGAAGCGCGAGTCGGTGGTCGATCGCGTGATCAGCCTCGGCACGCTGGCGCTGGTCGCGACGCCCGAATTCCTGATCGCGACGGTCGCCGTGCTCGTGCTGGCCGTGAAGCTGCACTGGCTGTCCGCGCTGTCGTACGGCGGCCCGATCGACGGCATGCACGACTTCCTGCGCGCGTACGCGATGCCGGTGCTGACGCTGTGTGCGGTCGTGATCGCCCAGATGGCGCGCATGACGCGCGCCGCGGTGATCGAGCAGCTGAGCGCGTCGTACGTCGAGATGGCCGTGCTGAAGGGCGCGAGCCCCGCGCGCGTCGTGCTGCGCCATGCGCTGCCCAACGCGATCGGCCCGATCGCGAATGCGATCGCGCTGAGCCTGTCGTATCTGCTCGGCGGCGTGATCGTCGTCGAGACGATCTTCAACTATCCGGGCCTCGCGAGCCTGATGGTCGATGCCGTCGGCAACCGCGACTTCCCGCTCGTGCAGGCGTGCACGCTGATCTTCTGCGTCGCCTATCTGCTGCTCGTGCTGTTGGCCGATCTGTGCTCGATCGTGTCGAACCCGCGCCTGCGCACCTGA
- a CDS encoding aldehyde dehydrogenase family protein — protein MTSYDQSPVRHLLEAGRLERFFIDGDWVAPDGGGRFAVVCPSTEDTLCEIPLGSARDADRAVQAARHAFAGWAATSPQERAALLDRVHRLLLERAERFATALALEMGAPLGYARSAHVPLAAEHIRVARDNLTDYPFRKQRGTTAIVREPIGVCALITPWNWPIYQITAKVGPALAAGCTVVLKPSELSPLSALLFAEVLADAGVPAGVFNLVSGTGAEVGAALSSHPLVDMVSITGSTRAGVLVAQAAAPTVKRVAQELGGKSPNVVLPDADLERAIAPGVAAAFRNMGQSCSAPTRMIVPRAALGAVEALAVAAAQRCVVGDPFADATTHGPLANRAQFERVAQMIDVGVAEGAKLIAGGPGRPAGCERGFYARPTIFSDVRTGMAIAQQEIFGPVLAILPYDSIDEAVSIANDTVYGLGAHVQGTDRERTRAVAARIRAGQVHLNYPAWDPQAPFGGYKQSGNGREYGVEGMEEYMEVKSILGYYD, from the coding sequence ATGACTTCTTACGACCAATCACCGGTTCGTCACCTGCTCGAGGCCGGCCGGCTCGAGCGCTTCTTCATCGACGGCGACTGGGTCGCGCCCGACGGCGGCGGCCGCTTCGCGGTCGTCTGCCCGTCGACGGAAGACACGCTGTGCGAGATCCCGCTCGGCAGCGCGCGCGACGCCGATCGCGCGGTGCAAGCCGCGCGCCACGCATTCGCCGGCTGGGCCGCGACGTCGCCGCAGGAACGCGCGGCGCTGCTCGACCGCGTGCATCGGCTGCTGCTCGAGCGCGCCGAGCGGTTCGCGACGGCGCTCGCGCTGGAGATGGGCGCGCCGCTCGGCTATGCGCGCAGCGCGCACGTGCCGCTCGCCGCCGAACATATCCGGGTCGCGCGCGACAACCTGACCGATTACCCGTTTCGCAAGCAGCGCGGCACGACCGCGATCGTGCGCGAGCCGATCGGCGTATGCGCGCTGATCACGCCGTGGAACTGGCCGATCTATCAGATCACCGCGAAGGTCGGCCCGGCGCTCGCGGCGGGCTGCACCGTGGTGCTGAAGCCGAGCGAGCTGTCGCCGCTCAGCGCGCTGCTGTTTGCGGAAGTGCTCGCCGATGCGGGCGTGCCCGCGGGCGTATTCAACCTGGTGAGCGGCACCGGCGCGGAGGTGGGCGCCGCGCTGTCGTCGCATCCGCTGGTCGACATGGTGTCGATCACCGGCTCGACGCGCGCCGGCGTGCTGGTCGCGCAGGCCGCGGCGCCGACCGTCAAGCGCGTCGCACAGGAGCTCGGCGGCAAGTCGCCGAACGTCGTGCTGCCCGATGCCGACCTGGAGCGCGCCATCGCGCCGGGCGTGGCCGCCGCGTTCCGCAACATGGGGCAGTCGTGCAGCGCGCCGACCCGCATGATCGTGCCGCGCGCAGCGCTCGGCGCGGTCGAGGCGCTCGCTGTGGCCGCGGCGCAGCGTTGCGTGGTCGGCGATCCGTTCGCCGACGCAACGACGCACGGGCCGCTCGCCAATCGCGCGCAGTTCGAGCGGGTCGCGCAGATGATCGACGTGGGCGTCGCCGAAGGCGCGAAGCTGATCGCGGGCGGCCCCGGCCGCCCGGCGGGATGCGAGCGCGGCTTCTATGCGCGGCCGACGATCTTCTCCGACGTGCGCACCGGCATGGCGATCGCGCAGCAGGAGATCTTCGGCCCGGTGCTCGCGATCCTGCCTTACGACAGCATCGACGAAGCGGTCTCCATCGCCAACGACACGGTGTACGGGCTGGGCGCACACGTGCAGGGCACCGACAGGGAACGCACGCGCGCCGTCGCGGCCCGCATCCGGGCCGGGCAGGTGCATCTGAACTACCCGGCGTGGGACCCGCAGGCACCGTTCGGCGGCTACAAGCAGTCGGGCAACGGCCGCGAGTACGGCGTCGAGGGGATGGAGGAGTACATGGAGGTCAAGTCGATTCTCGGCTACTACGACTGA
- a CDS encoding cupin domain-containing protein: MTAAYVLHRADGTADTTAFRQQAFGEHDPFAREREIAWEGPDAMAAGRIGFVGELDVARYPHVESIVVVEGELTLDAAGGARLVLGPGQGAVIGAGTALRIGAASPVRLVFCAAACPQPTKRGLVALRADADFKPSASLPPDVLLGPAPACRSDNVFVEDGIGHCAGTWDSTPYHRIVRPHRVNEFMFLLAGSVRFAAPDGSVLTLGAGDALFVPRGAPIGWESREHVAKFYVVQNVNASTERN, from the coding sequence ATGACCGCAGCTTACGTATTGCACCGCGCCGACGGCACGGCTGACACAACCGCGTTTCGCCAGCAGGCGTTCGGCGAGCACGACCCGTTCGCGCGTGAGCGCGAGATCGCGTGGGAAGGCCCCGACGCGATGGCGGCCGGCCGGATCGGCTTCGTCGGCGAGCTCGACGTCGCGCGTTATCCGCACGTCGAAAGCATCGTCGTCGTCGAAGGCGAGCTGACGCTCGACGCAGCGGGCGGCGCCCGCTTGGTGCTGGGGCCGGGACAGGGTGCGGTCATCGGCGCCGGCACCGCGCTGCGCATCGGCGCGGCGTCGCCGGTGCGGCTCGTGTTCTGCGCCGCCGCGTGCCCGCAACCGACCAAGCGCGGCCTGGTCGCGCTGCGCGCCGACGCCGACTTCAAGCCGTCGGCGTCGCTGCCGCCCGACGTGCTGCTCGGCCCCGCGCCGGCCTGCCGCAGCGACAACGTGTTCGTCGAAGACGGCATCGGCCACTGCGCGGGCACCTGGGATTCGACGCCGTATCACCGGATCGTCCGGCCGCATCGCGTCAACGAATTCATGTTCCTGCTGGCCGGCAGCGTGCGCTTCGCCGCGCCCGACGGCAGCGTGCTGACGCTCGGCGCCGGCGACGCGCTGTTCGTGCCGCGCGGCGCGCCGATCGGGTGGGAAAGCCGCGAGCACGTGGCCAAGTTTTACGTCGTGCAGAACGTCAACGCATCAACCGAACGGAACTGA
- a CDS encoding ABC transporter permease: MQPTDSVQRSSTLPPSGDPRPSRGGPPPAAPTPGAPRKRRAPRLALTGGGRAGLAMVALMLFIAVFAPLLAPHDVGTIVTPDVFAAFSAKLPFGSDFLGRDMLSRILYGTRLTVLLALAAVLLAALTGTTLGLLATVSGRAVDETMSRLLDALTSIPSKMFALMLVAAFGSSLPLLVLTAAVSYMPGSYRIARALAVNISTLEFVQVAKARGESALYIACVEMLPNMIHPMLADTGLRFTFVVLLLSGLSFLGLGVQPPYADLGSLVRENIASLGDGSAVAIMPAVAIAILTVGVNLLIDGLPHRGRRKGAAAAAGEH; the protein is encoded by the coding sequence ATGCAACCGACCGACTCCGTTCAACGCAGCAGCACGCTGCCGCCGTCCGGCGACCCGCGCCCGTCGCGCGGCGGCCCGCCGCCTGCGGCGCCCACGCCCGGCGCGCCGCGCAAGCGTCGCGCGCCGCGCCTCGCCCTGACCGGCGGCGGCCGCGCCGGCCTCGCGATGGTCGCGCTGATGCTGTTCATCGCGGTGTTCGCGCCGCTGCTCGCGCCGCACGACGTCGGCACGATCGTCACGCCCGACGTGTTCGCGGCGTTCAGCGCGAAGCTGCCGTTCGGCTCCGACTTCCTCGGCCGCGACATGCTGAGCCGCATCCTGTACGGCACCCGGCTGACCGTGCTGCTCGCGCTCGCGGCGGTGCTGCTCGCCGCGCTGACCGGCACGACGCTCGGGCTGCTCGCCACCGTGTCGGGCCGCGCGGTGGACGAGACGATGAGCCGCCTGCTCGATGCGCTCACGTCGATTCCGTCGAAGATGTTCGCGCTGATGCTCGTGGCCGCGTTCGGCTCGTCGCTGCCGCTGCTGGTGCTGACCGCCGCGGTCAGCTACATGCCGGGCTCGTACCGGATCGCGCGCGCGCTGGCCGTCAACATCAGCACGCTCGAGTTCGTGCAGGTGGCGAAGGCGCGCGGCGAAAGCGCGCTGTACATCGCGTGCGTCGAGATGCTGCCGAACATGATTCATCCGATGCTGGCGGACACCGGGCTGCGCTTCACGTTCGTCGTGCTGCTGCTGAGCGGCCTGAGCTTTCTCGGGCTCGGCGTGCAGCCGCCGTACGCGGACCTCGGCTCGCTCGTGCGCGAGAACATCGCGAGCCTCGGCGACGGCTCGGCCGTCGCCATCATGCCCGCGGTCGCGATCGCGATCCTGACGGTGGGCGTCAACCTGTTGATCGACGGCCTGCCGCACCGCGGCCGCCGCAAGGGCGCGGCTGCGGCCGCGGGAGAACACTGA
- a CDS encoding helix-turn-helix domain-containing protein yields MATLFPVAPEREAARARRAPYSAPCSAPCSAPCSVSPAIGDVLRTIDASFAQPLNLDTLAAVAGLSVSRFTARFRGEVGLSPHRYLCLVRVRRAQELLRAGLAPSVVATDVGFFDQSHLCRHFRRVLGVTPRDYVGARQDGAALRAAPRHACAERRDTPCHVA; encoded by the coding sequence ATGGCGACCCTGTTTCCCGTTGCGCCCGAACGCGAGGCAGCGCGCGCCCGGCGCGCGCCGTATTCCGCGCCGTGTTCCGCGCCGTGTTCCGCGCCGTGTTCCGTATCGCCCGCGATCGGCGACGTGCTGCGCACCATCGACGCGTCGTTCGCGCAGCCGCTGAACCTCGACACGCTCGCGGCCGTCGCCGGCCTGAGCGTGTCGCGCTTCACCGCGCGCTTTCGCGGCGAAGTCGGCCTGTCGCCGCATCGCTATCTGTGCCTGGTGCGCGTGCGACGCGCGCAGGAACTGCTGCGCGCGGGGCTGGCGCCTTCGGTCGTCGCGACCGACGTCGGCTTCTTCGATCAGAGCCATCTGTGCCGGCATTTTCGCCGCGTGCTCGGCGTCACGCCGCGCGACTACGTGGGCGCGCGGCAGGACGGCGCGGCGCTGCGCGCGGCGCCGCGGCACGCGTGCGCCGAGCGCCGCGACACGCCCTGTCACGTTGCATAG
- a CDS encoding ABC transporter ATP-binding protein codes for MRDESTPLVEVRGLRVVGGRPGGAETTIVHGVDFDIRRGEVLALIGESGSGKTTIALSLMGHARAGCRIAGGSVKFDGADVCTLSAPALAALRGRKVAYIAQSAAAAFNPSRTILDQVIESALIHRTMTKRAAQAKAVELFRALALPEPETIGRRYPHQVSGGQLQRLMAAMALITDPELVILDEPTTALDVTTQIDVLQAFKRVIRDCGMSAVYVSHDLAVVAQMADRIVVLSDGVIREAGATEQILHAPAHPYTQSLIAAVTPDGAAREPQMPAAAPAPLLDVRGAIAGYGARNAQGWPAKVILHEVDLRIGRGQTVGVIGESGSGKTTLAKVIAGLVPATAGQILLDGQPLALDIGKRSKEQHRRVQIVFQNADTALNPVHTVERTLARPLAFYHGIKGARARQRVAELLELVRLPPAVAARRTGELSGGQKQRVNLARALAAEPDLILCDEVTSALDTVVGAAIIDLLRDLQAKLGVSYVFITHDIAKVRAISDDIVVLYAGRRVETGSRDALCAPPYHPYSHLLVSSAPELRAGWLDVAAERCHRPLVPIGASADDAGLCPFLSRCAMRVDGMCNLAAPPLRTLGNGAQVLCHRSEEDLARFQAEPQPEGAVLGQPVRL; via the coding sequence ATGCGAGATGAATCGACTCCGCTCGTCGAGGTGCGCGGGCTGCGCGTGGTCGGCGGACGTCCGGGCGGCGCGGAAACGACGATCGTGCACGGCGTCGACTTCGACATCCGGCGCGGCGAGGTGCTCGCGCTGATCGGCGAGTCGGGCTCGGGCAAGACGACGATCGCGTTGTCGCTGATGGGCCATGCGCGCGCGGGCTGCCGGATCGCCGGCGGCTCGGTGAAGTTCGACGGCGCCGACGTCTGCACGCTGTCCGCGCCGGCGCTCGCGGCGCTGCGCGGCCGCAAGGTCGCGTACATCGCGCAGAGCGCGGCGGCCGCGTTCAACCCGTCGCGCACGATCCTCGATCAGGTGATCGAGAGCGCGCTGATCCACCGCACGATGACGAAGCGCGCTGCGCAGGCGAAGGCGGTCGAGCTGTTCCGCGCGCTCGCGCTGCCGGAGCCCGAGACGATCGGCAGACGCTATCCGCACCAGGTGTCGGGCGGTCAGTTGCAGCGGCTGATGGCGGCGATGGCGCTGATCACCGATCCGGAGCTGGTGATCCTCGACGAGCCGACGACCGCGCTCGACGTGACCACCCAGATCGACGTGCTGCAGGCGTTCAAGCGCGTGATCCGGGATTGCGGGATGAGCGCGGTGTACGTGTCGCACGATCTGGCGGTGGTCGCGCAGATGGCCGACCGGATCGTCGTGCTGAGCGACGGCGTGATCCGCGAGGCGGGCGCGACCGAACAGATCCTGCATGCGCCGGCCCATCCGTATACGCAAAGCCTGATCGCGGCCGTCACGCCCGACGGTGCCGCACGCGAGCCGCAGATGCCGGCCGCCGCGCCGGCGCCGCTGCTCGACGTGCGCGGCGCGATCGCCGGCTACGGCGCCCGTAACGCGCAAGGCTGGCCCGCGAAGGTGATCCTGCATGAGGTCGACCTGCGCATCGGGCGCGGCCAGACGGTCGGTGTGATCGGCGAATCGGGCTCCGGCAAGACCACGCTCGCGAAGGTGATCGCGGGGCTCGTGCCGGCGACGGCCGGCCAGATCCTGCTCGACGGCCAGCCGCTCGCGCTCGACATCGGCAAGCGCTCGAAGGAGCAGCACCGGCGCGTGCAGATCGTGTTCCAGAACGCCGATACCGCGCTCAATCCGGTGCATACCGTCGAGCGGACGCTCGCGCGGCCGCTTGCGTTCTATCACGGCATCAAGGGCGCGCGTGCGCGGCAGCGCGTCGCCGAGCTGCTCGAACTCGTGCGGCTGCCGCCGGCGGTCGCCGCGCGCCGCACCGGCGAGCTGTCCGGCGGACAGAAGCAGCGCGTGAACCTCGCGCGCGCGCTGGCGGCCGAGCCCGACCTGATCCTGTGCGACGAGGTCACGTCGGCGCTCGACACCGTCGTCGGCGCCGCGATCATCGACTTGCTGCGCGATCTGCAGGCGAAGCTCGGCGTGTCGTACGTGTTCATCACGCACGACATCGCGAAGGTGCGCGCGATCAGCGACGACATCGTCGTGCTGTACGCGGGCCGGCGCGTGGAGACGGGCAGCCGCGACGCGCTGTGCGCGCCGCCGTACCACCCGTATTCGCACCTGCTGGTGTCGTCGGCGCCGGAACTGCGCGCGGGCTGGCTCGACGTCGCTGCCGAGCGCTGCCATCGGCCGCTCGTGCCGATCGGCGCGAGCGCCGACGATGCCGGCCTGTGTCCGTTCCTGTCCCGCTGCGCGATGCGGGTGGACGGCATGTGCAACCTCGCCGCGCCGCCGCTGCGCACGCTCGGCAACGGCGCGCAGGTGCTGTGCCATCGCAGCGAGGAAGATCTCGCGCGATTCCAGGCCGAGCCGCAGCCCGAAGGCGCCGTGCTGGGGCAGCCGGTGCGGCTGTAG
- a CDS encoding NAD(P)/FAD-dependent oxidoreductase, which produces MRFGSYWLDTSEPFASRSPELPDGMCDVAVVGGGITGSAAALALAKKGARVVVCEAGTVGHAASGRNGGMCNNGFAQDYAMLSQRIGAELANRLYQAFDAGVDMVERLVEEESIDCDFVRRGKLKLAAKPAHYDKLVRSQALLAANVDRDTRIVTKAQLRDEIGSSRYHGGLLFEKSAGMHVGRYVRGLANAAQARGAHVVEHAPVLGMKRDAGGAYALRTPLGEIRARQVLLASGISQVGPFGWIRRRIVPVGAFIIVTEPLPRELLDRLLPTRRMVTDTKNFVNFFRVTPDHRMLFGGRARFATSNPRSDEKSGLILRRQMAAVFPELANVRVDYCWGGMVDMTADRLPRAGERDGVYYSMGYSGHGTHMATLMGTLMAEIMDGRADLNPWQRFDWPAIPGHFGKPWFLPLVGAWYRLKDTLQ; this is translated from the coding sequence ATGCGTTTCGGTTCCTATTGGCTCGATACGTCCGAGCCCTTCGCGAGCCGCTCGCCTGAGCTGCCGGACGGAATGTGCGACGTGGCGGTCGTGGGCGGCGGGATCACAGGTTCGGCGGCCGCGCTCGCGCTCGCGAAGAAGGGCGCGCGTGTGGTGGTGTGCGAAGCCGGCACCGTCGGGCACGCCGCGTCGGGCCGCAACGGCGGCATGTGCAACAACGGCTTCGCGCAGGACTACGCGATGCTGTCGCAGCGCATCGGCGCCGAGCTGGCGAACCGGCTGTATCAGGCGTTCGACGCGGGCGTCGACATGGTCGAGCGTCTGGTCGAAGAAGAGTCGATCGATTGCGATTTCGTGCGGCGCGGCAAGCTCAAGCTCGCGGCGAAGCCCGCGCACTACGACAAGCTCGTGCGCAGCCAGGCGCTGCTCGCCGCGAACGTCGATCGAGACACGCGCATCGTGACGAAGGCGCAGCTGCGCGACGAGATCGGATCGAGCCGCTACCACGGCGGCTTGCTGTTCGAGAAGAGCGCCGGGATGCACGTCGGCCGGTATGTGCGCGGCCTCGCCAACGCCGCGCAGGCGCGCGGCGCGCACGTCGTCGAACATGCGCCGGTGCTCGGGATGAAGCGCGACGCGGGCGGCGCATACGCGCTGCGCACGCCGCTCGGCGAGATCCGCGCGCGTCAGGTGCTGCTCGCGAGCGGGATCTCGCAGGTGGGGCCGTTCGGCTGGATCCGGCGCAGGATCGTGCCGGTCGGCGCGTTCATCATCGTCACCGAGCCGCTGCCGCGCGAACTGCTCGACCGCCTGCTGCCGACCCGCCGGATGGTCACCGACACCAAGAACTTCGTGAATTTCTTCCGCGTGACGCCGGACCACCGGATGCTGTTCGGCGGGCGCGCGCGTTTCGCCACCTCGAACCCGCGTTCGGACGAAAAGAGCGGACTGATCCTGCGCCGTCAGATGGCCGCCGTGTTTCCCGAGCTGGCGAACGTGCGCGTCGACTACTGCTGGGGCGGCATGGTCGACATGACCGCCGACCGGCTGCCGCGCGCCGGCGAGCGCGACGGCGTGTATTACTCGATGGGCTACAGCGGCCACGGCACCCACATGGCCACGCTGATGGGCACGCTGATGGCCGAGATCATGGACGGGCGCGCCGATCTCAACCCGTGGCAACGTTTCGACTGGCCGGCGATTCCCGGCCACTTCGGCAAACCGTGGTTTCTGCCGCTCGTCGGCGCATGGTACCGACTCAAGGACACACTCCAATGA